One region of candidate division KSB1 bacterium genomic DNA includes:
- a CDS encoding DUF4430 domain-containing protein, protein MRGSFWQCFLALIVFLFSGFVLGAGFNENRNTLAEQSASPKIRVHIQIIADSSNSLQADVEVPVGTPARDLMERLFKMNYADFARRFVNGIAGFIISPREKKFWRLEIDGKASEVGIAEIKISKPMQIRWVITAIQ, encoded by the coding sequence ATGAGAGGTTCATTCTGGCAGTGTTTCCTGGCACTGATCGTGTTTTTGTTTTCCGGCTTTGTTCTCGGGGCCGGTTTTAATGAAAATCGCAACACCCTGGCCGAACAAAGCGCGAGCCCAAAAATCCGAGTTCACATTCAGATCATCGCCGATTCGAGCAATTCGCTGCAGGCCGACGTCGAAGTTCCGGTGGGCACACCGGCGCGCGATCTCATGGAGCGTTTGTTCAAAATGAATTATGCGGATTTCGCCCGGCGCTTCGTCAACGGCATCGCCGGATTCATCATATCACCGCGGGAGAAGAAATTCTGGAGGCTGGAGATTGATGGAAAAGCGTCGGAGGTCGGCATTGCTGAAATCAAAATCAGCAAACCGATGCAGATTCGGTGGGTGATCACGGCGATTCAATAA
- a CDS encoding Uma2 family endonuclease yields MAESDAHISQLINAREIIKHWLREAAMAYVGANMLLYYQEGNPKKRVAPDVYVVWGVDKKYRRSYKLWEEKQAPQVVFEFTSRKTQEEDLGTKRLIYSRIGVEEYYLFDPLGHYLNPPLRGYQLVGEEYALQTTETLSPPAFNGKETKQGWRLASERLKLELWAFSTGRADMPYELRFYDPAEGKWLVDPAQAMIEREAFAKQAREAQAEVVRLKAELEKLRDKK; encoded by the coding sequence ATGGCCGAAAGCGATGCGCACATTTCGCAGCTCATCAATGCACGCGAAATCATCAAGCACTGGCTTCGGGAAGCGGCAATGGCTTATGTTGGCGCGAACATGCTGCTTTATTATCAAGAAGGCAATCCCAAAAAACGCGTGGCGCCGGATGTTTATGTGGTCTGGGGCGTCGACAAAAAATATCGGCGCAGTTACAAGCTTTGGGAGGAGAAACAAGCACCGCAAGTCGTTTTTGAATTCACTTCGCGCAAAACGCAGGAAGAAGATTTGGGCACTAAACGTCTGATCTATTCCCGCATTGGCGTCGAGGAGTATTATCTCTTCGATCCCCTCGGGCATTATCTCAATCCGCCTTTGCGAGGCTATCAGCTCGTTGGTGAAGAGTATGCGCTGCAAACAACGGAGACGTTGTCGCCGCCGGCTTTCAACGGCAAAGAGACAAAGCAAGGGTGGCGGCTCGCCAGCGAGCGGTTGAAATTGGAGCTGTGGGCGTTTTCGACCGGCAGAGCCGATATGCCTTATGAGTTGCGGTTTTATGATCCGGCGGAGGGCAAATGGTTGGTCGACCCCGCGCAAGCGATGATTGAACGGGAAGCGTTTGCGAAACAAGCGCGTGAAGCGCAAGCCGAAGTGGTTCGTTTAAAAGCTGAATTGGAAAAACTGCGCGACAAAAAATGA
- a CDS encoding T9SS type A sorting domain-containing protein — MRSNGYKRATRGAGSFLSAALILLLGAATTGSAQIEVYSSADTATAASVPSNATPRTNETISVTINANVSALQAPNNRLAAYQATLNWNPAVIQFLSTTPAPAPWDTPNLNTNETATGKLEWNDFVAGGVSGQFNLLIVNFRVVGPAGSSSVLDLNFVEMTTSTFQSLLSVLRVTDGKVTVRGNSPPVLTAIPNQTMNEGATLNIPLAATDPDGDRITLRASNAPAFAILTDNGNGTGTLRLTPGRDDAGSYPNIKIFATDNGAPPLSDSTQFNLTVLNTLPPLVCSVAIVTPKDNAVTCDDSVNVCVATTISGTVGPTTKTLAVKGFPVPVDCVKIPLVNGANTIIATLTVKDSLSTCEAADTITVFAKLTPLSCTLTLTAPKDSAVVCTDSVDVKGATTIIGGVPPFTTTCVVNGVPATVAGNTFAARVKLNAGWNTLLATCTVTDSCKKSVVCRDTVRVRFVSDKTAPTCVFSHGYQSVTGVFMDDESGIAKIEPLFLFNAKLTVDPFTPGAKKVNFRLDAIDFSTYIGFDIKITDVCGNSHVCDPVMLQLSAERANNPYVFTFRSVDRYFHVTNRGLSEIRVELNGRRFSLNAERRGGVVQSLAVYSMPREGEMTIDLQPYLRPVGDNDIRIEVAGPPGSGADLLIIDDIHEADRALVLQQPPEAYELSQNYPNPFNPETMIRFSIPAHIPAGTTVQLRIYNLLGEVVRTLVDEPMLPGRYTARWNGRNDRGAPVAAGVYIYRLVAGDYRVTKRLLLLK, encoded by the coding sequence ATGAGATCAAACGGCTACAAACGCGCAACGCGCGGCGCCGGCAGTTTTTTGAGCGCGGCTCTAATTCTGCTGCTGGGTGCGGCAACGACCGGCTCGGCGCAGATTGAAGTGTATTCGTCTGCCGACACCGCAACAGCGGCGAGTGTACCCAGTAACGCCACGCCGCGCACCAACGAAACCATCAGCGTAACGATTAATGCCAATGTCAGCGCCTTGCAGGCGCCTAACAACAGGCTCGCAGCGTATCAGGCGACATTAAATTGGAATCCCGCCGTCATCCAATTTCTCAGTACGACACCGGCCCCGGCGCCTTGGGACACGCCTAATTTGAACACCAATGAGACTGCGACTGGCAAGCTCGAGTGGAACGATTTTGTTGCCGGAGGCGTCTCGGGACAATTCAATCTCCTCATTGTCAATTTCAGAGTCGTGGGCCCCGCCGGCTCAAGCTCGGTTCTCGATCTCAACTTTGTCGAGATGACCACCTCGACGTTCCAGAGCCTGCTGAGCGTCTTGAGAGTCACCGACGGCAAAGTCACCGTTCGCGGCAACTCGCCGCCGGTTTTGACGGCGATTCCGAATCAAACGATGAATGAGGGCGCGACGCTGAATATCCCGCTTGCAGCCACGGATCCTGACGGCGACAGAATTACCTTGCGCGCCAGCAATGCGCCTGCTTTTGCAATCTTGACTGACAATGGCAACGGAACCGGCACGCTGCGCTTGACGCCGGGCCGGGACGATGCCGGCAGTTATCCAAATATCAAAATTTTTGCAACCGATAACGGCGCGCCGCCGCTGTCGGATTCGACACAGTTCAATCTCACCGTTCTCAACACCCTGCCTCCTCTCGTTTGCTCGGTGGCAATTGTGACGCCTAAAGATAACGCCGTCACTTGCGACGATTCAGTGAACGTTTGCGTCGCCACGACGATTTCCGGCACGGTGGGACCAACCACCAAAACGCTCGCAGTCAAAGGTTTTCCGGTGCCGGTCGATTGCGTTAAAATCCCTCTCGTCAACGGCGCGAACACGATTATTGCCACACTCACGGTGAAAGATTCATTGAGCACCTGTGAGGCGGCGGATACGATTACCGTTTTCGCCAAATTAACTCCGCTCTCGTGCACGCTCACCCTCACGGCGCCGAAAGACAGCGCGGTCGTCTGCACGGATAGTGTCGATGTAAAAGGCGCGACCACGATCATCGGCGGCGTTCCGCCTTTTACAACGACTTGCGTGGTGAATGGCGTGCCGGCGACGGTGGCCGGCAACACGTTCGCCGCGCGCGTGAAATTGAATGCCGGTTGGAATACGTTGCTCGCAACTTGCACGGTGACCGACAGTTGCAAAAAGTCGGTGGTTTGCCGCGACACCGTTCGCGTTCGATTTGTTTCCGACAAAACCGCTCCGACTTGCGTCTTTTCGCATGGCTACCAATCGGTGACCGGCGTTTTCATGGACGATGAAAGCGGCATTGCCAAAATCGAGCCGCTCTTTTTGTTCAATGCCAAGCTCACCGTCGACCCGTTCACGCCAGGCGCCAAGAAGGTGAATTTCCGTCTTGATGCCATCGATTTTAGCACATACATCGGCTTCGACATCAAAATCACCGACGTCTGTGGCAACTCGCATGTCTGCGATCCGGTGATGCTGCAGCTCAGCGCCGAGCGCGCCAACAATCCGTACGTTTTCACCTTCCGCAGTGTTGATCGCTACTTTCATGTGACGAACCGTGGTTTGTCGGAGATTCGCGTGGAGTTGAATGGCAGGCGCTTCAGTTTGAACGCCGAACGCCGCGGCGGTGTCGTGCAGTCGCTGGCTGTTTACTCCATGCCGCGTGAAGGCGAGATGACGATTGATTTGCAGCCGTATTTGCGCCCGGTCGGCGACAACGACATTCGCATCGAAGTCGCTGGTCCGCCCGGAAGCGGCGCCGATCTTCTCATCATCGATGATATTCACGAAGCCGATCGCGCCCTGGTGCTGCAACAACCGCCGGAGGCGTATGAGTTATCGCAAAATTACCCGAACCCATTCAATCCCGAAACGATGATTCGCTTTAGCATACCGGCTCATATCCCAGCAGGCACAACGGTCCAATTGCGAATTTACAACCTCCTCGGCGAAGTGGTGCGGACGTTGGTGGATGAGCCCATGCTGCCGGGCCGCTACACCGCGCGCTGGAACGGCCGTAATGATCGCGGCGCGCCGGTCGCCGCCGGCGTTTATATCTATCGTCTCGTTGCCGGTGATTATCGGGTCACGAAGCGGCTGCTGTTGTTGAAATAA
- a CDS encoding UvrD-helicase domain-containing protein, translating into MKFVADLHLHSHFSRATSSQLDLEHLGKWAQLKGVTVVGTGDFTHPGWLDEVEKKLEPAEEGLFKLKEEFARTTAAEVPKACRSAVRFMLTTEISNIYKRLDKVRKVHNLIFSPSFSTARKIQARLETIGNIRSDGRPILGLDSRDLLEITLESDPLAFLIPAHIWTPWFSMLGSKGGFDSVEDCFADLTPHVFAVETGLSSDPPMNWRLRQLDRFVLVSNSDAHSPQKLAREANLFETELSYPAIFNALQDENDSGFLGTIEFFPEEGKYHYDGHRLCKMRLHPAETQANQGNCPVCGKPVTVGVMARVEELADRPEGEKSPRSRPYANIIPLPEIIGEAKNQKPATKAVEELFHKLLAGLGSELFILQEAALDDIERLAGSVVAEGIRRMRAGEVKIAAGYDGEYGTIQLFSPEERERLSTQVSMLDPGPDQKEQSDKTKNGKLIDQENTSVNFPGIGEEAGISYQTPKPLLQQAGALNPSQQQAVRHGRGHLLIVAGPGTGKTHTLTHRIAQVIENFARAEEILAITFTNKAAEEMRQRAVKIAGPLAAKITIGTFHAFCLGVLREYHEHAGLPPDFEIIGEDEQRDLAKELWPEKPAAERDHLLDEIALLKAADKISEPDQETRAAREVYDSALRKNGRLDFDDLLLETVRLLQENRAVRHDIHRRYQWIFVDEYQDINPAQHRLLKLLIHENAVLTAIGDPNQAIYGFRGADAGYFSKFEQDFAGAMKLYLEENYRSAPTLLSASTQVITAGSENFAMPLSAALLMPGRLTIHDAPTEKAEAEYVAHQIEKMVGGTSMFSQDSGRVEKTRLGEHTFGDFAVLYRLNALRPALEEALSRAGMPYQISGDAPLVSRRGVRELTTAIGWLCNIALQNAARQIHPKNLAALLQFALPGIGEQTARRAEGFFTKIHQLEAGAFDRFLREERSLTEKQKLALAAFSCELEEAGRRFASGGLVEAMQFLLNLPTWKSLMKGDEKLAGHFQRVLNLARLCEFSNRAASVRAFFDALALEGAADHFDPRAEKIALMTLHAAKGLEFSVVFIIGCEETLLPMQLPGLQSAVEEERRLFYVGMTRAKEQLYLLRAKRRLLFGRWQENPASRFLADIEEQLKAYEKWQAPARKEPKKHGDENQLGLF; encoded by the coding sequence ATGAAATTCGTCGCCGACCTGCATCTGCATTCGCATTTTTCGCGCGCCACCAGCTCGCAGCTCGATCTCGAGCATCTCGGCAAATGGGCACAGCTCAAGGGCGTCACCGTCGTCGGCACCGGCGATTTCACGCATCCGGGGTGGCTCGATGAAGTGGAAAAAAAATTGGAGCCGGCTGAAGAGGGGTTGTTCAAGCTGAAAGAAGAATTTGCCCGAACCACCGCTGCCGAAGTTCCCAAAGCCTGCCGCAGCGCCGTGCGTTTCATGCTGACGACGGAAATTTCCAACATCTACAAACGTCTCGACAAAGTTCGCAAAGTTCACAACCTCATTTTTTCGCCAAGTTTTTCCACCGCCAGAAAAATTCAAGCCCGTCTCGAAACCATCGGCAATATTCGCTCGGATGGCCGGCCGATTCTCGGCCTCGACTCGCGCGATTTGTTGGAGATCACGCTGGAATCCGATCCGCTCGCCTTTTTAATTCCGGCGCATATTTGGACGCCGTGGTTTTCGATGCTCGGCTCGAAAGGCGGATTCGATTCGGTTGAAGATTGTTTCGCCGACTTGACGCCGCACGTTTTTGCGGTGGAAACCGGGCTCTCATCCGACCCGCCGATGAATTGGCGCTTGCGGCAGCTCGATCGGTTCGTGCTGGTTTCCAATTCCGATGCGCACTCGCCGCAAAAGCTGGCGCGCGAGGCGAATTTATTCGAGACCGAGTTGTCTTACCCGGCAATTTTCAATGCGCTGCAAGATGAAAACGATTCCGGTTTTCTCGGGACGATTGAATTTTTTCCCGAAGAGGGCAAGTATCATTACGACGGCCATCGTTTGTGCAAGATGCGCCTGCATCCGGCCGAGACGCAAGCGAACCAGGGCAATTGTCCGGTTTGCGGCAAGCCGGTTACCGTCGGCGTGATGGCACGCGTCGAAGAACTGGCGGATCGTCCCGAAGGTGAAAAATCGCCGCGGTCGCGGCCTTACGCCAATATCATTCCGCTGCCGGAAATTATCGGCGAGGCGAAAAATCAAAAACCCGCCACCAAAGCCGTCGAAGAGCTTTTTCACAAGTTGCTGGCCGGCCTCGGCAGCGAGCTTTTTATTTTGCAGGAGGCGGCGCTGGATGACATCGAGCGCCTCGCCGGCAGTGTTGTCGCGGAGGGCATTCGCCGCATGCGCGCCGGCGAGGTCAAGATTGCCGCCGGCTATGACGGCGAATACGGCACGATTCAGTTGTTTTCGCCGGAAGAGCGCGAGCGCTTGAGCACGCAAGTGAGCATGTTGGATCCTGGACCTGATCAAAAAGAGCAAAGCGATAAAACGAAAAACGGAAAACTGATTGATCAGGAAAACACGTCGGTGAATTTTCCTGGCATTGGTGAAGAAGCCGGGATTTCATACCAAACGCCGAAGCCGCTGTTGCAGCAAGCTGGCGCGCTGAATCCCTCGCAGCAGCAAGCGGTCAGACATGGACGCGGCCACTTGCTCATCGTGGCCGGCCCCGGCACCGGCAAGACGCATACGCTGACACATCGCATCGCTCAGGTGATCGAAAATTTTGCCAGGGCGGAGGAAATTCTTGCGATCACGTTCACCAACAAAGCCGCGGAAGAAATGCGCCAGCGCGCGGTGAAAATCGCCGGGCCGCTTGCTGCAAAAATAACAATTGGAACGTTTCATGCCTTTTGCCTCGGCGTGTTGCGGGAATATCATGAGCACGCCGGCCTGCCGCCGGATTTTGAAATCATCGGTGAGGATGAGCAACGCGATTTAGCGAAAGAACTTTGGCCGGAAAAACCGGCGGCGGAACGCGATCACCTTCTTGACGAGATTGCTCTTTTAAAAGCTGCCGACAAGATTTCCGAACCGGATCAGGAGACACGTGCTGCTCGCGAGGTTTATGATTCGGCGCTGCGAAAAAACGGGCGCTTGGATTTCGACGATTTGCTGCTTGAAACCGTCCGGCTGTTGCAGGAAAATCGCGCGGTGCGCCATGACATCCACCGCCGCTATCAATGGATTTTTGTGGACGAATATCAGGACATCAATCCGGCGCAGCACCGGCTGTTGAAATTGTTGATTCATGAGAACGCGGTGTTGACGGCCATCGGCGATCCGAATCAGGCGATTTACGGCTTTCGCGGGGCCGACGCCGGTTACTTTTCAAAATTCGAACAAGATTTTGCCGGGGCGATGAAATTATATTTGGAGGAAAATTATCGCTCGGCGCCGACGCTTCTTTCCGCCTCGACGCAAGTGATTACAGCAGGAAGCGAAAACTTCGCCATGCCGCTTTCCGCGGCCTTGTTAATGCCGGGCCGGTTGACGATTCATGACGCGCCGACCGAGAAAGCCGAGGCTGAGTACGTGGCGCATCAAATCGAAAAAATGGTCGGCGGCACGAGCATGTTTTCCCAGGATTCCGGCCGCGTGGAAAAAACGCGGCTGGGCGAACATACGTTCGGCGATTTTGCGGTGCTGTATCGCTTGAACGCGCTGCGGCCGGCGTTGGAAGAAGCCTTGTCGCGCGCGGGAATGCCGTATCAAATTTCCGGCGACGCGCCGCTCGTGAGCCGGCGCGGCGTGCGCGAGCTGACGACGGCGATTGGTTGGCTCTGCAACATTGCTCTGCAAAATGCCGCGCGACAAATCCATCCGAAAAATTTGGCGGCTTTGCTGCAATTTGCCCTGCCGGGCATCGGCGAGCAAACCGCGCGGCGCGCCGAAGGCTTTTTTACAAAAATTCATCAACTCGAGGCCGGGGCGTTCGACCGCTTCCTGCGCGAAGAACGATCTTTAACGGAAAAACAGAAATTGGCGCTGGCGGCGTTTTCGTGCGAATTGGAGGAAGCCGGCCGGCGCTTTGCCTCCGGCGGACTGGTTGAGGCCATGCAATTTCTGCTTAATCTCCCGACGTGGAAAAGTTTGATGAAAGGCGACGAAAAGCTGGCCGGGCATTTTCAACGGGTGTTGAATCTGGCGCGCCTTTGTGAGTTCTCGAATCGCGCTGCTTCGGTTCGCGCCTTTTTCGATGCGCTGGCGCTGGAAGGCGCCGCCGACCATTTCGATCCGCGCGCCGAAAAAATTGCGCTGATGACGTTGCATGCGGCAAAAGGTTTGGAATTTTCCGTGGTGTTTATAATTGGCTGCGAAGAAACATTGCTGCCGATGCAGTTGCCGGGCCTGCAGAGCGCCGTCGAAGAGGAGCGCCGCCTGTTTTACGTCGGCATGACGCGCGCCAAAGAACAGCTTTATCTCTTGCGTGCCAAACGCCGGCTATTGTTTGGACGTTGGCAGGAGAATCCCGCCTCGCGTTTTTTGGCGGATATCGAAGAGCAGCTCAAAGCGTATGAAAAATGGCAGGCGCCGGCGCGAAAAGAGCCGAAAAAACACGGCGATGAAAATCAGTTGGGATTGTTTTGA